The Flammeovirgaceae bacterium genome contains a region encoding:
- the scpB gene encoding SMC-Scp complex subunit ScpB → MDFLQNHIEALIFCSPTPIKLADIRACLSEMFNADVPEEDIVNAIKRLDEKFQSDEFSFQLNRSAGGYQFLTKPAYQASIGILLKQQSKKRLSVSAMETLAIIAYRQPISKPEVETIRGVNCDYAIQKLLDKGLVEITGKADTVGRPLLYGTTPKFMEYFGINDLSDLPTPKDFSGEINTIGEEPDLKEPDAQA, encoded by the coding sequence GTGGATTTTCTGCAAAACCATATTGAAGCATTGATTTTCTGTTCGCCCACGCCAATCAAACTGGCGGATATCCGGGCGTGTCTTTCCGAAATGTTTAATGCTGATGTTCCGGAAGAGGATATAGTTAATGCCATAAAAAGGCTTGATGAAAAATTCCAGTCGGATGAGTTTTCCTTTCAACTGAACCGGAGTGCCGGTGGCTACCAGTTTCTTACCAAGCCGGCTTACCAGGCCAGTATCGGCATCTTACTCAAGCAACAATCCAAAAAACGGTTGTCGGTATCAGCCATGGAAACATTGGCCATTATTGCTTATCGGCAGCCTATTTCAAAACCGGAAGTTGAAACCATCCGCGGTGTTAACTGCGATTATGCCATCCAGAAATTGCTGGATAAAGGTTTGGTGGAGATTACCGGCAAAGCCGATACAGTTGGCCGGCCGTTGCTGTACGGCACGACACCGAAATTTATGGAGTACTTTGGTATTAACGACTTATCCGATCTGCCAACACCAAAAGATTTCTCCGGTGAGATCAATACCATTGGCGAAGAACCCGATTTAAAAGAGCCCGATGCCCAGGCCTAA
- a CDS encoding 4Fe-4S dicluster domain-containing protein, whose translation MIQQVLFIFALAFFGFVIRKRVLQLRNNVRLGKPIGKTNREPERFRNVLLVAFGQKKMFKRFIPAILHLFIYVGFLVINLEVLEFIIDGLTGTHRIFAPYLGSFYTGLINIFEFLAVAVLLACVFFLIRRNVLKLPRFWSAEMTSWPRLDANLILVTEIVLMLAILTMNAADQILQTRDEHYTITGSLYFSGFLMPLFQNAGTPALLLIERCAWWFHIIGILGFAVYITYSKHLHIFMAFLNTYYAKLEPKGHINNMPVVTNEVKSMLGLTQGVTPPAEPGRFGAKDVNDLSQANLIAAYACTECGRCTSECPANLTGKKLSPRKIMMDTRDRMEEVGHSLAKGGPGLNDGKSLLGDYITKEEINACTSCNACVESCPVLINPLEIIVELRRYVAMEESGSPPAWNAMFQNIETNFAPWKFSAADRFNWAKDA comes from the coding sequence ATGATCCAGCAGGTGCTTTTCATTTTTGCCTTGGCCTTCTTCGGATTTGTTATCCGAAAGCGGGTGCTGCAGCTACGCAATAACGTCCGATTGGGAAAGCCGATCGGAAAAACCAATCGGGAGCCTGAACGGTTTAGAAATGTGTTGCTGGTAGCATTCGGTCAGAAGAAAATGTTCAAGCGATTTATTCCGGCCATACTTCACCTTTTCATTTATGTAGGCTTTCTGGTAATTAACCTGGAGGTGTTGGAATTTATTATTGACGGATTGACCGGCACCCACCGCATCTTTGCTCCATACCTGGGCAGTTTTTATACCGGGCTGATAAACATTTTTGAGTTTCTTGCGGTTGCCGTACTGCTCGCCTGCGTGTTTTTCCTTATCCGCAGAAATGTGCTCAAGCTTCCGCGGTTCTGGTCAGCCGAAATGACAAGCTGGCCCCGGCTGGATGCCAATCTAATTTTGGTTACCGAGATTGTGTTGATGCTCGCTATCCTCACCATGAATGCCGCAGACCAGATTTTGCAAACCCGCGATGAACACTACACAATAACCGGTTCACTTTATTTCAGTGGTTTTTTGATGCCACTTTTTCAAAATGCAGGTACTCCTGCTTTGCTACTCATTGAGCGCTGCGCGTGGTGGTTTCACATTATCGGCATTCTGGGCTTTGCAGTTTACATTACGTACTCCAAGCACCTCCACATTTTCATGGCTTTTCTTAATACGTACTATGCTAAGCTTGAACCGAAAGGTCATATCAATAACATGCCGGTGGTTACCAACGAAGTGAAATCCATGCTTGGACTTACGCAAGGCGTAACACCTCCGGCTGAGCCTGGCCGATTTGGTGCGAAAGATGTTAATGATCTGTCACAAGCAAACCTTATTGCTGCCTATGCGTGTACCGAATGCGGACGCTGTACCTCGGAGTGCCCGGCCAACCTAACCGGTAAAAAATTATCACCTCGTAAGATCATGATGGACACGCGCGACCGTATGGAAGAGGTTGGACACAGTTTGGCGAAAGGCGGCCCCGGATTGAATGACGGTAAATCGCTTTTAGGCGATTATATTACAAAGGAAGAAATCAACGCCTGCACCAGTTGCAATGCGTGTGTGGAGTCCTGCCCGGTACTAATCAATCCGCTCGAAATTATTGTTGAGCTCAGGCGGTACGTAGCTATGGAAGAGTCTGGCTCACCGCCCGCATGGAACGCCATGTTTCAAAACATCGAAACCAACTTTGCTCCGTGGAAGTTTTCAGCGGCCGACCGGTTTAACTGGGCTAAAGATGCCTAA
- a CDS encoding PD40 domain-containing protein codes for MRFFILLSIAGLAASCSPERKAIKSFQRGEYQYTINTLKSAKPKDQGKANYFIAESYRLSNRLKESEPYYAKAGGRGIDKDSVQFYYAQALKANSKYNDARKQLEELIARTSNEKLKDRATIELNGLGYLEKLRDKPNYYRVKNLESLNTQHSEYNPVYLNNELYFTSSRGNGKLYAATGTPFTNLYKVASRGANVDVSTLAPLPAGINSENVNDGCIAFTPDGRTMVFAKGNTGKKKGAEDVDLYISRFRNGSWSEPQVITGGVNTPEFWDSTPAFSPDGRTLYFASNRKGGYGGTDLYAAQIDSRGRFSRVRNLGPEINTPGNEMFPYVADDGKLYLASDGHPGYGGLDLFVIKRSSGVTTVENLGEPVNSTGDDFGLFLFRPDRGFFTSNREGGKGDDDIYTFVNEDPDLRVINYYLAGVTYTPDKEGKLQILPNTKVSLLDAKGDLMQDYVTGNDGKFLFRVYDNEDYNLVGETEGYLVKRQEYTTKGKSVDPKTLTELVTNITFDTIVVLDKIEINKIFVLENIYYDFNKYDIRPDAARELDKLVQLLVDNPEIKIELSSHTDSVDTEEYNMWLSQKRAESAVNYLVKRGIANDRLVAKGYGESRPIARNTNPDGSDNPAGRQKNRRTEFKILEIGVIPKSLEDEFDEDKYFRKKDGY; via the coding sequence ATGCGGTTTTTTATTCTACTAAGTATTGCTGGCCTGGCGGCCTCCTGCAGCCCTGAAAGGAAAGCCATTAAATCTTTTCAGCGCGGAGAGTATCAATATACCATCAACACCCTCAAATCGGCAAAGCCGAAAGATCAGGGAAAGGCAAATTATTTCATTGCAGAGTCATACAGGCTTTCCAACCGGTTAAAAGAGTCCGAGCCCTATTATGCCAAAGCAGGCGGGCGTGGTATAGACAAAGACTCCGTTCAGTTTTATTATGCTCAGGCACTCAAGGCTAACTCAAAATACAATGATGCCCGCAAGCAACTGGAAGAATTGATAGCCCGTACCTCGAATGAAAAACTTAAAGACAGGGCAACCATTGAATTAAACGGCTTGGGCTACTTGGAAAAATTGCGGGATAAACCCAACTATTACCGGGTAAAGAATCTCGAATCGCTCAACACGCAACACAGCGAGTACAACCCGGTGTATCTGAACAATGAGCTTTACTTTACTTCATCGCGCGGTAACGGAAAACTTTATGCAGCTACGGGAACGCCATTTACCAATTTGTATAAAGTGGCCAGTCGCGGAGCCAATGTGGATGTGTCCACCCTGGCGCCCTTGCCCGCAGGAATCAACTCCGAAAATGTGAATGACGGATGCATAGCCTTTACGCCCGATGGCCGTACCATGGTATTTGCTAAAGGTAACACCGGGAAGAAAAAAGGAGCGGAAGACGTTGACCTGTACATTTCGCGTTTTAGAAACGGTAGTTGGTCGGAGCCGCAGGTCATTACCGGAGGGGTTAACACTCCGGAATTTTGGGATTCAACTCCCGCATTCAGTCCGGATGGGCGCACCTTGTATTTTGCTTCAAACCGAAAAGGCGGTTATGGCGGTACCGATTTATATGCCGCACAAATTGATTCGCGCGGTCGGTTTTCGCGGGTGCGCAACCTGGGCCCCGAAATCAATACCCCCGGTAACGAAATGTTTCCCTATGTTGCTGATGATGGTAAACTGTATCTTGCTTCGGACGGCCACCCGGGCTATGGAGGCCTTGATCTGTTTGTGATAAAACGATCGTCAGGTGTTACTACAGTAGAGAATCTGGGTGAACCCGTTAACTCAACTGGCGATGATTTTGGGTTATTCCTGTTCCGACCTGACCGCGGGTTCTTCACTTCCAATCGGGAGGGCGGCAAAGGCGATGATGATATTTACACCTTCGTCAATGAAGATCCTGACTTGCGGGTTATCAACTACTACCTGGCCGGAGTAACCTATACACCGGATAAAGAAGGGAAACTTCAGATTCTTCCAAACACCAAAGTAAGCCTGCTTGATGCAAAAGGTGATTTGATGCAGGATTATGTTACCGGCAATGACGGTAAGTTTTTGTTCAGAGTATACGATAATGAAGATTACAACCTGGTGGGTGAAACCGAAGGCTACCTGGTAAAGCGCCAGGAGTACACTACAAAAGGAAAATCGGTTGATCCGAAAACACTTACCGAACTGGTTACCAACATCACGTTCGATACAATTGTGGTACTCGATAAGATTGAGATCAATAAAATTTTTGTGCTCGAAAACATCTATTACGATTTCAACAAATACGATATCCGGCCGGATGCCGCACGCGAGTTGGATAAACTTGTGCAATTGTTGGTGGATAATCCGGAGATCAAGATAGAGTTAAGCTCACATACTGATAGTGTTGATACCGAAGAATACAACATGTGGCTGTCGCAAAAACGTGCAGAGTCGGCCGTGAACTACCTGGTAAAGCGGGGTATAGCCAACGACCGTCTCGTGGCAAAAGGGTACGGAGAATCGCGCCCGATTGCCCGCAACACCAATCCGGACGGTTCGGATAATCCGGCCGGTCGTCAAAAAAA
- a CDS encoding rRNA pseudouridine synthase: MPRPKSSGHTRKGKAGRSTGGRVKPLKNFKGAVAQTGKPWRKSAAKSSQGSERASDKREEKASARTRYTQPGNETHARRSKRNEEVDKERRGFFKSRKFDNKKAVKDFREKKTQPQGQSEKIRLNRFIANSGVCSRREADNLIAMGLISVNGKVITEMGYKVNPGDEVRYEDKVLRAEKPVYILLNKPKGYLTTTRDPQERNTVLHIIGNAVKERVYPVGRLDRNTTGLLLLTNDGDLAEKLSHPSYNVKKIYKVELDKPLTKADFQKILEGIPLEEGRAMVDDLAIVSPDAKTIGLELHIGWNRVVRRIFEALGYQVVKLDRTVYAGLDKKDLPRGEWRFLRPDEILRLKHFK, from the coding sequence ATGCCCAGGCCTAAATCATCCGGCCACACCCGTAAAGGAAAAGCCGGACGCAGCACAGGCGGCCGCGTTAAACCACTGAAAAATTTTAAAGGTGCTGTTGCACAAACAGGCAAACCCTGGCGCAAGTCAGCTGCTAAATCATCGCAAGGCTCTGAAAGAGCAAGCGATAAGCGGGAAGAAAAAGCATCTGCCAGAACCCGCTACACCCAACCGGGTAATGAAACCCATGCCAGGCGAAGCAAACGTAATGAGGAGGTTGATAAGGAAAGGCGCGGTTTTTTCAAAAGCAGAAAGTTTGATAATAAAAAAGCTGTAAAAGATTTCAGGGAAAAGAAAACACAGCCGCAAGGGCAATCAGAAAAAATAAGGCTCAACAGATTTATTGCCAACAGCGGAGTATGCTCCAGGCGTGAGGCCGATAACCTGATAGCCATGGGGCTGATTTCGGTAAACGGAAAAGTAATAACCGAAATGGGCTACAAGGTAAACCCCGGTGACGAAGTGCGGTACGAAGACAAGGTGCTGCGTGCGGAGAAACCTGTTTATATATTATTGAATAAGCCGAAGGGATATTTAACCACCACCCGCGATCCGCAGGAGCGAAATACCGTATTGCACATCATTGGTAATGCTGTGAAAGAGCGGGTGTACCCGGTTGGCCGGCTTGACCGGAACACCACCGGTTTATTGTTGCTGACCAATGATGGCGACCTGGCCGAGAAGTTATCCCATCCATCCTATAATGTTAAAAAGATTTATAAGGTTGAATTGGATAAGCCGCTGACCAAAGCCGACTTTCAGAAAATTCTGGAAGGAATTCCGTTAGAAGAGGGCCGGGCAATGGTTGATGATCTGGCCATTGTTTCGCCAGATGCCAAAACCATTGGCCTGGAACTTCACATCGGATGGAACCGTGTAGTGCGTAGGATTTTTGAAGCGCTGGGCTACCAGGTGGTTAAACTGGACCGAACCGTTTATGCCGGGCTTGATAAAAAAGATTTACCACGAGGGGAGTGGAGGTTTCTGAGGCCCGATGAAATTCTTCGCCTGAAACATTTTAAGTAA
- a CDS encoding TraR/DksA C4-type zinc finger protein yields the protein MAHKPAKSLTPEDKTRYSDEELKEFENLINEKLEKARSEYRILKETLNRNNDEGTDATSGGNTKVLEDGAETAEKENLSQLAARQQKYITNLENALVRIKNGTYGICSVTGKLIPKERLIAVPHTTQSIEAKMMQTE from the coding sequence ATCGCACACAAGCCGGCTAAAAGTTTAACCCCGGAAGACAAGACTCGATATTCGGATGAGGAGCTAAAGGAATTTGAAAACCTGATTAACGAGAAACTGGAAAAGGCGCGAAGCGAGTACCGTATTCTGAAAGAAACCCTTAACCGAAATAATGATGAGGGTACGGATGCGACATCGGGAGGGAACACCAAGGTTCTTGAAGATGGTGCCGAAACTGCTGAAAAGGAAAATCTAAGCCAACTGGCCGCCCGTCAGCAGAAATACATTACCAATCTGGAGAATGCCCTGGTGCGGATTAAGAACGGAACGTATGGTATCTGTTCCGTTACCGGTAAGCTGATTCCGAAAGAGCGATTGATTGCCGTGCCTCACACCACGCAATCCATTGAAGCGAAAATGATGCAAACAGAATAA
- a CDS encoding (Fe-S)-binding protein encodes MNVPTLAELTAKGEIPEILFWVGCAGSYDDRYKRVTKAFVKILNAVGVKFAVLGTEETCTGDPARRAGNEFLFQMQAMNNIQVLNGYGIKKIVTACPHCFNTLKNEYPELGGTYEVIHHATFLQQLINEGRIKVAGGGPFKGKKITYHDSCYLGRANTIYEAPRAVLEALDADLVEMKHCRATGLCCGAGGAQMFKDAEKGKKEINLERAEEALQTGAGTIAVACPFCMTMLTDGVKAKEKEDEVRVKDLAELIAEAQGLT; translated from the coding sequence ATGAACGTACCCACATTGGCCGAGTTAACAGCAAAAGGCGAGATACCCGAAATTCTTTTTTGGGTTGGTTGTGCCGGATCGTATGACGATCGGTATAAACGGGTTACCAAAGCCTTTGTAAAAATTTTGAATGCCGTTGGCGTGAAGTTCGCTGTGCTGGGCACAGAAGAAACCTGCACGGGCGATCCGGCCCGCAGGGCTGGCAACGAATTTCTTTTTCAGATGCAGGCCATGAATAACATCCAGGTGCTGAACGGTTACGGAATTAAAAAGATTGTAACAGCTTGTCCGCACTGTTTTAACACCCTGAAGAATGAATATCCCGAATTGGGTGGCACGTACGAAGTAATTCACCACGCCACCTTTCTGCAGCAGTTGATTAATGAAGGCCGGATTAAAGTGGCTGGCGGAGGTCCCTTCAAAGGAAAAAAAATCACTTACCACGACTCCTGCTACCTGGGTAGGGCAAATACCATTTATGAAGCTCCGCGTGCAGTGCTCGAGGCACTCGATGCAGATTTGGTTGAAATGAAACATTGTCGTGCAACCGGCCTGTGTTGCGGAGCAGGAGGGGCGCAAATGTTTAAAGATGCTGAAAAGGGTAAAAAGGAAATCAACCTTGAGCGAGCAGAAGAGGCCCTGCAAACCGGTGCCGGTACCATTGCCGTTGCCTGTCCATTCTGTATGACCATGCTTACCGATGGTGTTAAAGCGAAGGAGAAAGAAGACGAGGTGCGCGTTAAAGATTTGGCCGAACTAATTGCCGAAGCGCAGGGTTTAACTTAA
- a CDS encoding ATP-binding protein codes for MRFEGLENEIIARTGATYFAEMLIGIILAATFYYFSKLYNRHYLSTWAISWVFFSLAAFSLGFGSWYGYSRMDSVRLASTYITQVGNFLHVIFLLAGLIEYRRGKKISVTYLLFISTITLVASFVLVWAYRDSTNDNEVLLRYFLRVGVRYFVVAAGFLAAGILALRSKLFLQGIGRRIFTVSFFLYALTYSYYFSVALANFMGKNFVFPFFFGMIEMVIISATGLGMVIWLLEDERERLNKINKELDSFLYSTSHDLRSPIASILGITNIARLELKDEITKRYMEMIDDRVKRLDLVISDILKLSRSKKIELKIEPIDFNALLKDVIADVKFNENAPAIRLDYTENTANVFQSDYQQMKIVLGNLIANAVKYHDISKPDPLIRVQFLRNGSRVEVSVEDNGQGIRPEALPKIFDMFYRATTTSEGTGLGLYIVQEALSKVGGTITVKSEHGKGSTFTIVLNDA; via the coding sequence ATGCGGTTTGAAGGCCTTGAAAATGAAATTATTGCGCGCACAGGTGCCACTTATTTTGCAGAAATGCTGATTGGGATTATCCTGGCGGCAACGTTTTATTATTTCAGCAAACTATATAATCGCCATTACCTTTCTACCTGGGCCATCAGTTGGGTATTTTTTTCGCTGGCAGCATTTTCGTTGGGCTTTGGATCATGGTATGGGTACTCCCGCATGGACTCCGTCAGGCTAGCAAGCACCTACATTACCCAAGTGGGTAATTTTCTTCATGTTATCTTTCTTTTAGCCGGCCTGATAGAATACAGGCGCGGAAAAAAAATAAGCGTAACTTACTTGTTATTCATCTCCACTATAACACTTGTTGCGAGCTTTGTTTTGGTTTGGGCTTACCGGGATTCGACTAACGATAACGAAGTTCTGCTCCGCTATTTTCTACGGGTAGGGGTACGGTACTTTGTAGTGGCGGCCGGATTTCTTGCAGCCGGCATTCTGGCGCTTCGCAGCAAACTCTTTTTACAAGGCATTGGCCGCAGAATTTTTACTGTTTCATTCTTTCTTTATGCCTTAACCTATAGTTACTATTTTTCAGTAGCCTTGGCCAATTTCATGGGGAAGAATTTTGTATTCCCATTCTTCTTTGGCATGATCGAAATGGTCATTATCAGCGCAACCGGCCTGGGTATGGTTATCTGGTTGCTTGAAGATGAGCGCGAACGCCTCAATAAAATAAACAAGGAACTCGACAGTTTTCTTTATAGTACCTCTCACGACTTACGCTCACCCATCGCCTCCATTCTCGGTATCACCAACATCGCCAGGCTGGAACTGAAAGACGAGATCACCAAACGATACATGGAAATGATTGATGACCGGGTGAAGCGACTTGACCTGGTCATCAGCGATATCCTCAAACTTTCGCGCAGCAAAAAAATTGAATTAAAAATTGAACCAATTGACTTTAACGCCTTGCTAAAAGATGTTATTGCCGATGTAAAATTCAATGAAAATGCCCCGGCTATCCGCCTCGACTACACTGAAAACACGGCCAACGTATTTCAATCGGATTACCAGCAGATGAAGATTGTTCTCGGCAACCTCATTGCCAACGCAGTAAAGTATCATGATATAAGCAAACCCGATCCGCTGATACGTGTTCAATTTCTACGCAACGGCAGCAGGGTTGAAGTAAGCGTTGAGGATAACGGACAAGGCATCAGGCCCGAGGCCCTTCCAAAAATCTTTGATATGTTTTATCGTGCAACTACAACTTCCGAAGGCACCGGGCTTGGCCTTTATATTGTGCAGGAAGCTCTTTCGAAGGTTGGCGGAACCATTACCGTTAAATCGGAACATGGAAAAGGAAGTACGTTTACCATTGTGCTTAATGATGCCTGA
- a CDS encoding acylase: protein MRTLGVVSLFFITISCSVSTTELDRWKEQAARVTIIRDDFGVPHIYGKTDADAVFGLLYAQCEDDFKRIERNYTWAIGRLAEVEGEAALYSDLRANLFMTNAEAVKQFNESPEWLKKLCLAFADGINYYLYTHPEVKPKLLTRFEPWMPFYFSEGSIGGNIESISAAAISAFYEKQSLAYMPAVTMADEPQGSNGFAISGNLTESGKAMLLINPHTSFYFRGEVHMVSEEGLNAYGAVTWGQFFIYQGFNDKAGWMHTSSATDVMDEFIQTIVEENGKKFYKYGDELRPVVEKEITLKYASGDSLKERTFTVYRTHHGPITHTIDGKWAATAMNWQPAKALEQSFMRTKTKSLEEFKQVLDLRTNSSNNTVYADADGNIAFFQGNFIPKRDTTFDYSKPVDGSNPATDWQGLHEVSETIQVINPGNGWIQNCNSTPFTSAAEYSPKPKDYPYYMATEPENFRGLHAIKVLTGRSGYTLDKLVETAYDPYLPAFEKLIPGLVEAFDKSGKKYASLKPAIHVLRLWDKTVSKESVGMTLAHFYITFYLQKGPRPEGLNFMERINYFGTGTPHEERLQIFAEVIQKLTDDFGTWNIAWGAVNRFQRLTGDIQQQFDDAKPSIPVGLASGNWGALASYGARGTSNTKKIYGSYGNSFVAVVEFGDRVRAKSILAGGQNGDPASPHFIDQAQRYADVHFKDVAFYKEDVEQRAVQTYQPGKKQ from the coding sequence ATGCGCACACTTGGTGTTGTTTCGCTCTTCTTTATTACCATTTCCTGTTCCGTTTCTACTACCGAACTTGATCGCTGGAAAGAACAGGCAGCGCGGGTTACGATTATCCGCGATGATTTTGGTGTACCGCATATTTATGGTAAAACCGATGCCGATGCAGTCTTCGGCTTATTATACGCACAATGCGAGGATGATTTTAAACGCATCGAACGTAACTACACCTGGGCCATTGGCCGGCTTGCCGAAGTGGAGGGCGAGGCTGCATTGTACAGCGATTTACGCGCCAACCTTTTTATGACCAACGCGGAAGCCGTTAAACAGTTTAATGAAAGTCCGGAGTGGTTAAAGAAATTATGCCTGGCTTTTGCTGATGGCATTAACTACTATCTGTACACCCATCCTGAAGTAAAACCAAAACTGCTTACCCGCTTTGAACCCTGGATGCCTTTTTACTTCAGCGAGGGTTCTATTGGCGGGAATATCGAATCCATTTCTGCCGCAGCTATCAGTGCCTTTTATGAAAAACAGTCACTTGCCTATATGCCTGCTGTTACAATGGCCGATGAGCCGCAAGGCTCCAACGGCTTTGCTATTTCCGGTAACCTTACCGAATCCGGAAAGGCCATGCTGCTTATCAATCCGCATACGTCATTTTATTTCCGTGGCGAAGTACACATGGTGAGCGAAGAAGGATTGAACGCGTATGGCGCGGTAACCTGGGGACAGTTTTTTATTTACCAGGGATTTAATGATAAAGCCGGCTGGATGCATACCAGCTCAGCCACTGATGTAATGGATGAGTTCATTCAAACCATTGTTGAAGAAAACGGAAAAAAGTTCTATAAATATGGAGATGAACTTCGCCCGGTGGTTGAAAAGGAAATCACATTGAAATATGCTTCAGGCGACTCGCTTAAGGAAAGAACATTTACCGTCTATCGTACACACCACGGCCCTATTACACACACCATTGATGGCAAGTGGGCAGCCACCGCCATGAACTGGCAGCCGGCCAAAGCACTTGAACAATCCTTCATGCGGACAAAAACAAAGTCGTTGGAAGAATTTAAGCAGGTATTGGACTTGCGCACCAATTCATCAAACAATACGGTGTATGCCGATGCGGATGGAAACATCGCATTCTTCCAGGGCAACTTTATACCTAAACGCGACACAACCTTTGATTATTCTAAACCCGTGGATGGAAGCAACCCCGCAACCGACTGGCAGGGACTGCACGAAGTAAGCGAAACCATCCAGGTGATAAATCCCGGTAACGGATGGATACAAAATTGCAACTCCACGCCATTCACCTCAGCCGCAGAGTATAGTCCGAAGCCGAAGGATTATCCTTATTACATGGCCACCGAGCCTGAAAACTTCCGGGGTTTACATGCCATTAAAGTGTTAACGGGCCGCTCAGGTTACACATTAGACAAGTTGGTTGAAACGGCTTACGATCCCTACTTACCCGCATTCGAAAAACTTATTCCGGGTTTGGTCGAGGCGTTCGATAAATCAGGAAAAAAATATGCCTCACTAAAACCAGCTATCCATGTACTGCGCTTGTGGGATAAAACCGTGTCGAAAGAATCGGTGGGCATGACACTGGCTCATTTTTACATAACCTTCTATCTTCAAAAGGGGCCCCGCCCGGAAGGCCTGAATTTCATGGAGCGGATAAACTATTTCGGAACAGGAACACCGCACGAAGAACGTTTACAGATCTTTGCGGAAGTTATTCAAAAGCTTACCGATGATTTCGGTACCTGGAATATTGCATGGGGTGCGGTAAATCGTTTTCAACGGTTAACCGGTGACATCCAGCAGCAATTTGATGATGCTAAGCCCAGCATCCCGGTAGGTCTTGCTTCGGGCAATTGGGGTGCATTGGCGTCTTATGGTGCACGGGGTACATCCAATACCAAAAAAATCTATGGCTCGTACGGAAACAGTTTTGTTGCCGTAGTGGAGTTTGGCGATAGGGTTCGTGCTAAAAGTATTCTGGCTGGAGGGCAAAACGGAGACCCGGCTTCACCGCATTTTATCGATCAGGCGCAACGCTATGCTGATGTACATTTTAAAGACGTTGCTTTTTATAAAGAAGATGTTGAACAACGGGCCGTACAAACCTATCAACCCGGAAAAAAACAATAA